The Bacillota bacterium genome contains the following window.
AATATTAATCAAAGCCCAGCTGACCCCTCCTATTCCCATTAACACAAACATGACAGGTATGTATTTTACAAATATCAAGCTGCTGAAAGTAAGGGTTATAATAATAAGTCCCAAAAGAATTGTTTTCTTTCTCCCCAGCTTTCCCGCAACTAACCCCGCAGGTATTGAAAAAATCAGGAATAAGGCTGAAACCGTCATGAGAAGGTAAGATGAAATGCTTTTATCAACTCCCAAAACTTTTTCACCGTATGTCGAAAAGAATGTCTCAATTGCATTAAATCCGGTAAACCAGAAAAATATAGCTAATAAAAGGAATATAAGGCTTAATACTTCTCCTTTCTCCGCCTGCTTTTCTGTCGAAAATTTTTGGGATACTTCCTGTTTATCATCAACTATTTCCTTCGGTTCATGAATAAAACTATACATTAATATAATTGTAAGAATCAATATTCCTGACCCTATTGCAAAGGGGTAGTATTCATTTAGCTTAAACAAAATTCCTCCTAACAAGAATGCTACTGACGCCCCCAGTCCACCCATAAAATTAATTATACCGTTTGCCTTGCTTCTTAAAGCATGTGGCGTAAAATCCGGCATTAATGCTACAGTAGGTGCCCTGTATATACTCATAAAAAAGTTTAGTAGTATAACAGTTGCCATTAGGAGAGGAAGACTGGACTTGGAAAAAGGTATAAGGAAAAATGCAATTGCTGAAAGGGGAATACCTACAAGCAAGTACGGCATCCTTCGTCCATACCTTGTATTTGTCTTATCACTTAATGTACCAAAAAGCGGTAGAAATACAAGGGCAAAAACATTGTCAATGGTCATAACCATCCCTACTGTCAAGCCTTTTAAACCAAGTTTATCCAAATATATAGGTACCGCTACATTATATATTGACCATACTATGCTTACAGTAAAAAAACCCAGTCCTATCAGGAATATTTTTTTATAATCCAGCTTCAATGTTAATACCCCATTTCTTCCAGTATTTTAATTGCTATATCAGGTACATTTGTAATAATACCGTCTACCCCTGCCAATGCAGCCAACTTTATATGCTCAGGTTTATCAATGGTATAAGGATTAACCAATACTCCATTTTCATTACAGGCTTTTACAGCTTCAGGGGGTATACTTATATACAGAGGATGAATTGCTTCAGCCCCAAGTCTCTTTGCATACTCCCATGGTTCTACCAAACCCGCTGAATACAAAAGCCCGATTTTTATTTCCGGCGCAATCCTTTTTACCTCCAATAAGCTGTAATGGTTAAACGACGAAATTATAACCCTTTCTTCCATTTTATATTTTTTTACCATTTCTACTACAAGCCTTTCAATACCGGGGTATAAAACGGCACCGCTTTTTAGCTCAATATTAAACAAAATATCTTCAGTTGAAATCAAGTCCATAACTTCTTCAAGAGTAGGAATAGGTTCATTCTCGAATTCCTCTGAAAACCAGCTACCAAAATCCAGTTTTTTTAGTTCCTGAAGAGTTTTGTCCTTTATTAGCCCTGTTCCATTACAGGTACGTCCTAGTTGTTGGTCATGGACTACAACAGGATAACCATCCTTGGTTAAATGGACATCAATCTCTATCCCCCCTGCCCTCATTTCCAACGCTTTTCTAAAAGCGGCCATGGTGTTTTCAGGCGCATAAGCGGATGCTCCCCTGTGAGCAATTATTATTGGTTTTTTCATACCATATCCCCTTTCATTTCATTTCATTTCTCCATAAAGCTTTTGACATTACCGCTATTTTCATGTAGTCCTTCAAATTCTTCCCTTTTTTACTTGCATTGGTGTAGTTCCAATCTCGCTGCGAAATATGCGGTTAAAATGATTAACATTATTAAACCCTACTTCAAAACAAATTTCTATAACTTTCATTTCAGGTCTTGTTTTAAGCAGCTCTACAGCCTTTGCTATTCTTAATCCGTTAATATATTCCGTAAAGGTTTTTTGCGTCATCTGTTTAAAGAGGTACCTAAAATAAGATTGAGAAAGCATTGCCACCTTTGAAACATCATTTATTGTTATATCTTTTGTATAATTATTGTTTACAAACTCAATTGCATTATATAGTGCATCCCTGTGCCTTGCCAGGACATTGTCAAACTCTGTTCCCGTTGTTACTTTTTTGTATTCCCTTCCTACAATAACCAAAAGCTTTAAAAGCAATGCTTTTATGACAAGTTCAAAATCAGTATCCATACGTTCATATTCAAGTAATACTTCATTTAGAATTTTTTCTACTTCAATCTGGCTACTTCCTGTTAGGTTAAGCCTCGGTTTTACTTCATGTTCAGCCACAAGAAAAGGTTCAAGATATGCAAAGTCCATAAAACCACTATCATGGGAACCATTTAAAATGTTTGAGAAACGTTCATTGATAAACTCAGGTACAAACTCGAATTCAATAAGCTCAAACTTTTCCCTATAGGCATCAATAAAATAGTGCGGCACATGTGGAGGAATAATAAAAATATCACCTTTATACACCTCAAAAGCATTATTATTAATTACATGCTTGAGCCTTCCTTTACACATGTAAACAATCTGTATAAATTCATGCATGTGTTTAGTTTGATTGCACCTGCCCATTTTTATAATAAAAAAGGGCAAGTTGTTTTTATTATCCTCTATTCTTACAATATGTACGCCTTCATACATATTACCTTCAAGATAATTGCCATTCAAAAATAATTAATCCTCCCATACCCAAGAAAATTTGCCTCGCTCATGATTCTCTTAAAAAGATTTTACTATAAGAATAACTAATTCTCAAGTAGGATTGTAAATTATGTAAGAAAAAGAAAGGTACTGCCACTCTCCTTTCATATGAGCAGTACCCTGATAAAAGCATTGCTTCATGCCATAAATTGCCTATCTCTGTACACGGCCGGATGCATCCCCGCCCATCAGGCTTTCAACTTCCTTTACTGTTACCCTATTGAAGTCACCACTTATAGAATGTTTTAAACAGCTTGCTGCCACAGCAAAATTGAGGGCATCTTCTTTGCTATCATACTTATTAAGTCCGTATATTAAACCTCCTGAAAAAGCATCTCCTGCACCCACACGATCCACTATATCAGTAATATCGTATTTTCGGCTATGATAAAAGTTTTCGCCGTCGTTCAGGCATGCAGACCATCCATTATAATCTGCGCTTTTGCTTTCGCGCAACGTAATTGCCATAACCTTCAGGTTCGGGAATGCTTTCATAACCTTACCTGAAAGCTCCTTATACTTGTCAACATTTAATTGTCCGCTTTCAACATTAACATCTACAGTTATGCCAAGAGATTTCTGGCAGTCTTCTTCATTGGCTATACCGATATCAACATACTTCACCAGTTCCGACATAACCTCAATTGAAGTTTTGCCGTACTTCCATAGTTTTCCACGATAGTTAAAGTCACAAGATACGGTAAGTCCCATATCTTTAGCAATCTTTACAGATTCTAACGATAATTGAGCTGCCGACTCACTAATTGCTGGCGTTATGCCTGTTATGTGGTACCAGGTAGCACCTTCGAAAACCACTTTCCAATCAATATCGCCAGGCTTTGCTAATGCTATGGCTGAATATGAACGATCATACACAACCTTCGACGGACGCTGATTAGCTCCATTCTCAAGAAAATAGATTCCCATTCTTCCAGGTCCTCTTTTTATCAGGGAAGTATCAATACCAAACTTGCGAAGTTCTGCTACACATGCATCTCCTATTTCATTTTGCGGCAGTACAGTTACATATGCAACATCCATTCCGAAATTTGCCAATGATACGGCTACATTAGCCTCTCCACCACCAAAAGTAGCTTCTAATAAAGGTGATTGGAAAAACCTCTCCAATCCGATCGGCTTTAATCGGAGCATAATTTCTCCAAAAGTAACTACTCTTTGTTTCATTCTTTCTTAACCTCCTCTTGTTACTTTACGTTTTACATTATTATGCTTTACAATATTATGCTTTATTTATTTTGCAATAAATGAATTGCAAAGCCGCCAATTTCTTCCTTAAGGTAAACTGCAACAATAGGACCACCTGCAGAACCTTTTGCAGTACTCATATCAACTGCAATACCATTACGCTCCAGGTAAGCTATGGCTCTGGATATACTATTGGTCTTAATTGCTATATGTCCGTTTTTACCTAACCCCATACTCTTGTTTACTTCAATACCGGTGCCTGCAAAGTTAGAACTATTACCTTCTTTTAATGGCAGGTTAAATATTGTTGCAAATTTTCGGGCAACTTCCAATGAGCTTTCTGCATCAGGCATATTTATACCAACATGGGCAAGGTCAAACCCAAGCATAATATTTACTGCTTCACGGGTAAGCCTGGTAATTTCTTCAAAATTACCGTTCTTAATTAATTCATCTTTAACCATCCAGCTTCCACCACAAGCTAAAACTTTATTAAATGCAAGATATTGGTTAATATTACTTGCATTAATACCGCCTGTGGGAATAAATTTCATCATACCATATGGCGCACTTATCGCTTTAAGGGTATCAATTCCTCCTAAAGACTCGGCCGGGAAAAATTTGACCACTTCTAAACCAAAACCAAGCGCCATTTCAATATCTGTGGGACTGCTGCATCCTGGTGTAATGGGAATATCATTATCTACACAGTACTTTACTACAGAAGGGTTAAATCCTGGACTAACAATAAATTTTGCTCCTGCATCAACTGCACGCTTTACCTGATCTACACTCAATACCGTTCCTGCACCTACAAGGATATCAGGCAATTCCCTACTTATATTTTTTATTGCTTCTTCTGCTGCAGCAGTACGAAAAGTAATTTCTGCAACAGGTAAACCACCTTCAAGCAATGCCCTTCCAAGGGGAACAGCATCTTTTGCATCATCAATTTTGACAACCGGTACTATTCCAAGGTCACCAATGCTTTTTAAAACTTCATTCATTATAGTCACTCCTCTTTTATTTTTTATTAATTTATTATCGTATTATAATTCTCATTATGGATCTCTTAATATTTTTATAAATCTCTTTTTATACTTTATTAACAGGGTACTTTGGTTTTTTACCCAATAAAACATCCCTTACGTTCTCGGCAACTTTACGTTTTAATTCCGACATTGAGTCTTCACTGTACCAGCCAACATGGTCTGTAAGTACACAATTCTCAAGTTTCATTAGAGGGTTGTCGGCATCAAGTGGTTCCTTATTATGCACATCCAGCCCTGCGCTGTTGATTTGTCCGGAAACCAAAGCATTTATAAGCGCTTGCTCTTCAATTACCGCTCCCCGGGAAGTGTTAACTATAATCGCAGTAGGTTTCATCATGGCAAAAGTCTCTGAATTTATAATACCCCTGGTTTTATCATTTAACGGCATATGAATCGATATATAATCTGCCTCTTTTATTGCAGTCTCCCAGTCTACTTTTTCAGCACCGGCCGCTTTAATAACTTCAGCATCTACATATGGGTCATACACAAGTATCCTAGAGAAATTGAAACCCTTGATTTTTCTGTGTAACGTACGGGCTATCATTCCGTATCCAAGAAATGTAAATATTTTACCTGCCATCCGATATATAGGATCTGCACTACCTATATTCCATTTTCCAGCCCTGACCTGGGCATCGCGCCGTGCCACTTTCCGTACACATGCCATAAGTAATGCAAGGGCATGGTCTGATACTTCCTCTGCACAATAGTCGGTAACATTAGTTACATAAATTCCTTTTGCAGTACATGCTGAAACATCAACGTTGTCATAACCCACTCCATATCTGGCAATTACTTTACACTTTTCTAATTTATCAACTACTTCTGCAGTTATAGGTGCCAAATTTACCATTATCCCATCGGCATCACGACATGCATTTATAACTTCTTCTACTGTAGAACAATTTGATATTATAACTTCTGCATCAATACTTGAAAGTATCTGTTTTTCTTCCTCATAGGTTTTATGTCGGTCATCGGTCATAACCACCTTGAATCTAGCCATCTTTTTCTCCCCTCTTCATTTCATAATAATTATCACAATAAATTCTACCATAATAAATACAACAAATACAAACACTATCTTACTAGAATATTTTTTCTATTTTACCAAAATATATTTATTAATCATACTAATATTCTTATTAGGGCAGCGGTTGTAGCACATTCCACAAGCTACACACTCCTCATTGTTAATTTCCCAGCAATCGTCATGCTTCAAGTGAATTGCAAATTCACTGCAAATGGAAGCACACAAACCGCATCCTTCTCCACATCCGCAGTTCAGGCAACGCTTTGCCTCTGCTACAGCCTCTTCCTCCGTCAATACACGGGTGTGGGTTGAGAAGCTCTTGACCCTTTCTTTTCCATCCATTGTATTCAAATCTATATGACCGTTATCCTTAAAATATCCTGTACGTTTTAATACATCCTCTTTTGAAACAACAGGATATTCAGGTTCATACTCCAGTACCGCATTTTCTTTTGAAATATATTTATCAATGGATACTGCTCCCCGTTTTCCTGCTGCAATAGCTGCAATTACACTTTCTACATTTACAACATCCCCTCCTGCGAATACTCCTTCAATGTTGGTTGCTCCTGTAGAAGCTTCACATATAACCATACCGCGCCTGTCAACAGTAAGGCCTTTCACAGCTTTAGGATCAGGCTTCTGTCCCGTTGCTGCAATTACAGTGTCACATGGAAGTACAAACTCTGCATAATTTACTGCTTCCGGTCTTCTCCTGTTGGATTCATCCCTTTCACCCAATACCTGGTTAACCATCCTTATGCCGGTTACTTTTCCATTTTTAACTTCGATCGCCTTGGGAGCAACAAGGTACATTACCTTTATACCCTCTTCTTCAGCCTCTGTAATTTCTTCCTGTGAAGCCGGCATCTCATCCTTGCTCCTTCTATAAGCTATATAGACTTCTTCAGCTCCAAGCCTCCTTGCAGTACGAGCCGAATCAACAGCAGTAAACCCGCCGCCGATAATAACAACCCTTTTGCCCACATTTGGATCTTTACCGTCGTATACAGACTTTAAGAAGGATATGGCTGGATATACACCCTCTGCATCTTCGCCGGGAATGTTAAGGCTTTGACCTTCTTGAGCTCCAATACCAAGGTATATTGCAGAATATCCATTGTCTTTAAGAGTCTCCAGAGTAAAATCTTTTCCGAGGCCCTTTCCTGTAACAAATTCAATTCCCATACCCTTTAGTGTGTCAATCTCTTCATCCAGTATTTCATGGCTCATTCTAAATCTAGGTAGCCCATAGCGAAGCATCCCGCCGATATAGTTTTCTTTCTCAAATACTGTTACTTTATAACCTGCCAGTGCCAGATTAAATGCACATGAAAGCCCTGAAGGCCCTGAGCCTATTACGGCAACTTTTTCATCTCTTTCGGCTTTTTTACAAATATCCGGCTTCCACCCTGCTTTTTTAGCATAATCAATAACAAATTTCTTTATTTCCCTAATTGGTATAGGCGTCCCTATATCGCCTCTTGTACACTCTTCTTCGCAAGGATGGTTACAAACCCATGCACAAACCGACTGTAAGGGATTTTTTGACATTATTAGCTCATAAGCCCTCTTGAAATCTCCCTTTGCCACTTTCTGCACATAAGCCTGGGCCGGTACACGGTGGGGGCATGCAGCCTTACAGGGAGCAGCCAGGTTGGGTTCGGTTATCTTTGCATAGCCTTCGTAAAGGGTAAGCTCAGGTGCACTTTTTACCAAAGGTACAACCATGTCTCTCATTTCCCTGGTAGATTTATAGCCATGTTCTTCCATGTAATTCTTTAGGTCTAAAATTAAGTCTTCAATAAAACCGAAACCACTAATAAGAGTTTCTGCACATATACCAATCAAGTCGGCTCCGCACATTATCATTTCGACGGCATCCCGGTAGTTTCGCACACCACCGGCAGCCATAATTTTGGGCCCAGGGCCATTAACTTTCCTTATTTCGTAAGTGTCCCTCAGGGCTAGAGGTTTGACCCACGCTCCTGCATGGCATGACATGCTTATTTCATCCTGTAAATGATAAACCGCCTTACCGGGGTTATCCAAATCAATAGGAGGTATTCCGAGACGGTTTGCAGTACCCCCTACGGCATCTGCTCCTGCAGCATACAAAGCTTTTGCCACCTGGGCAATCTTTCCGCCTTCAGGTGTAAGTTTTACAAAGAGAGGAATTTTTATTGCCTTTTTTACCTCACTTACAATCTCTGCAACGGCATCGGCCTGTTGACCGAGGCTCGCACCTGTACGAACTGAACAACACTTTTCATTACCTGACGATATTTCAACATTATAGGACATATTGGGACAACACATATTCAGCTCAATAATATCGGCACCAACTTCTTCAAATTTTTTAGCCATATTTACCCAGCCTTCAATACCCTTGTCTCCGGCATAAGTAATATTTGCCATTAATATAAGTTCTTTTAATACTTTTTTCGCATCTTCCATTAATTCCAAACCTTCGACAAAGGTAAGGCGTTTCTCTGCCGTAAAAGCCAGGGCATTTCTGTCATTAAATATGGCATACCTTGGAACCCTGTTAATATAAGGTGCAGGATCTATGGTAAGCTTTATACTGGCTGCGGCCCAGCCGGTTTCCTCAATCCGCTTCAATTGTTTTACAGATTTTGTAGTAGGCCCGGAAGCCACATAAAATGGGTTTTTAAATGTAATCCCCCCTACCTCTACAGGCAGGTATAAGTCTTTGTTCATAATAAGTATTACCCCCTAATAAACTAACTTTAAATATTAAAATATTAAACTCCACAATATTTACAAGATTAAGCTCCTATTTTTAAAGCCCTTCATTAACAATTTAGAGCCTATCATTTACAACTTTAATACCTTCTCTTGCCGATTTATAAATCAGGTTTACTACTTTCAAGGCTTCAAGGCCGTCAACACCTCTTAACCCCACCCTTGCATCTTCATCCTTAAGGCAGCATTCCATAAAGTGCCTTATTTCATTTACATAACCAAGGTTGAATTTTTCATCAACAGCAGGCTTTGACCAGCCTGTAGTTATTTCAGCTTTTTCAACAGTATAACTTAATCCGGGAACTGAATAGCAAGTAATTGGAGATGAAAATGTAAGATCAATATGCATACAGCCTTGAGTACCGTAGATATCTATAACATCTTCCATGCCTCCCATGGTAACATAATTAGCTTCCAATAGAGCCTGTGTCCCATCGGCAAATTTAATGATGCATGCAGACCAGTCTTCACCCTCCATTTTTTTGTGTATAAGATTGTTGTCACTTCCCCCTGAAGTCATAGCCACAAGTTCTGTCCATTTGTTTTCTTTAAGTGCAAGCATAAAGCCCACAGGGTGAATTCCAAGATGAACCATGCATCCCCCTCCGCAATATTTAATTGTCTGGGCGAAAGGTGAATGAGACCCGCTGTGGCATTCCCTGGCACGGATGTATAAAGGTTTTCCTATAGCACCTTCATTAATAATTTCCAGCGCCTTATTGATGGCCGGCGCAAAAATCCAGTCTTCTGCATAGTAAAGCTTCTTACCGGCTTTATTTGCCGCTTCAACCATTTCTTCGGCATCTTCAACAGTCGTAGCAAGAGGTTTTTCCGAAATTACATTCCGCCCCTTTTTGAAGGCTTTAATTGCTACATCATGATGAAGAAAATTAGGAAGGCAAATATCCACAACTTCACACTCTACTTCCTCAATAGCCTTGTCATAATTGTCATAAGCAACATAATCTGTCAATCCATACCTTTTTGCAAGGGACTCTACCCTTGAAATATCCTTGTCACATATTGCAACTATCTCTGCTAATTCCTTACATCGGGAATACCCATCCATATGAAGGTCAGCGCTGAATGCTGCCCCAACTAATAAAACTTTAACCTTTTTACCCATTAAAATCCCCTCCTAATTAAATAATGCTGAAAACCCAATTTGCATACTGTACACTTTTATCAATCAAAATATCCAGTATCTTCTTCCCTTTTTCTTTGGTAGCAAGACTTGGTTTCCCCCATACGCCGTTTTTACAATACTTGAATATGGGCGCATAGTTTAGAAAATCCCTTGGAACATCCGGTATGCAATCCTCAATTAAATCTTTCCTGACAAGCTTTTCATTAAGATAAAGTATTACTGAAGTTTCGAACTCACAGGCATGAAGATTATCCCTGCACTCCAGCACTCCTCTCATTTCCTCTGAAGTGAAATATTGTACAATATCTATCTTTGCCACTTTAATATCGGGATTGGTTGCATTAACCTCCCTTACAGCAGGTGCGCCGGTAAAAATCCCTCCATGGGACTGGATATAGACAATTTTCCTAAACCCTTGTTCTTTAAGGCTAAGAAGAATATCTTTAACCATGGAGTAAAAGGTATCGGGATTCATCCATACACTTCCCTTTTTGCCCATATGTTCCCTGCATGTACTAATGGGGAGGGTAGGTAAAAGGTATGCTCCCATTTTCTCCGCAACTCCTCGGGCAATAGCCCCTGCTATTATAAAGTCAGTACCTACGGGAAGATGCGGTCCATGCTGCTCTGTTGAACCAACTGAAAGTATTGCAGTGTCCGGGTTGGCTTCCATTATTTCATCTACAGTTGAATTGTACCATAACATGCATGATGCCCCCTTTAAATAAGAATCTCTACACACACAAATAACGGAGAAACATCTCCGTTACAGTATCAATCCTCTTTTTTATGCTTTCCTCCGTATCTATTTTTCTTCCCAAAAGTTTTGATAAGGTATACCTGTTTGAAAAATATGAAAAACTACAGGTAAGCAAAGACAAAATTACCTGTTCAGTATCCACATCCGACCTAAAAATACCATCTGACTTACCTTTATTTATAACTTTTCTTAAAAGGTTAAACACAGGATCCTTAATCCCTGAAAAATCGATATCCTTAATATACTCACCCTTGTTTAAATTTTCCCAAAGTATAAGGTTAACATAAGTAGGATTGTTTTTTAAGAAATCAAAATAAAGGTTTATTATCCTTTTCATAGCGTCAATACAACATATGTTTTCGGATAACAATACCATTTCCTGCTTGCTAAGCCTGCTGTAAACCTCTACAAGGACTGCCCTATATAGTTCTTCCTTGTTTCCAAAATACTCGTAGAGCATCCTTTTATTTATATTAGCCGCTTCAGCAATATCATCAACACGTGTACCGTATATACCCTTCTCGGCAAACTTAATTTCAGCAGCCTTGAGTATATCTTCTTTTGATTTTTGCGAATTTCTTTCCCTTTTTACATTCGCCTTTACATTTTCTTTTATATTTGTTCTTTTCATTATGAAATCTCCTTATGAAATCATCCAGTAAGTAACTTGTTAGTTACATTATACATCAGTGATATAAGGATGTCAATAAAAAGCTTTGAACAACTTCTTATGCTTTTAAATTCGGTATTTTGCGGCCTAGAATCTCCTCCAGAGCTTTCCATGCTCTCTGACATTCATCACTTATTAATTCAGGAGTAAAACCAAAATCCAGATACATATTAATGGCTTTATAACTTTCGGAATAAATAACATAAATATACTTGGCTTTGCAGGATATCTTGGTGCACCAGTACTGGGGTTCTGGCTGTTAATCTCAATACTTCGTTCGGGTAGAATTTAGGTCGTTGGGCACGGAGATGTTTTGTTCACCACATGAAGCAATGCCACATGAATCAATAAGTGATTCATACGAGAAAAAGGGTGGATTTAAACCACCCTCAATATTAGAATTTCATATCTGGCACTTTATTTTTAATCTTTTTTAGTGTAAACTATTCATGTAAACTATTTATATTTTTCTGAGTCATTGGAGAATTGTCCCCATTGGATTCGCCCTTATTCCATTCATCGGGTTGAAATTGCATTCGAGGACTGTCCCCAATGACTTTTTATTTCTTATTACCTGTTCCATTTATCATATGCATCCTGCATTATCTTTGTAAGTTCATCAAGCCCCATTGATTTAACAGTATTTACATAATTGTCCCATTTGTCAAGAGGTTCTTCACCAATTATAAACTTGGCAATCATTTGTTCAACGTAGGTATTTATATCATTTTTTAGGAAGTTCATTCTTTCAGCCTGTTCCTGAGTGAAACGTACAGTATTTGGGTATATTGGTATCATATATGGGAAGTAGTGTTTTTCGCTTTCATTAGCTTTTAATAGAAGTAACGGGTCTGCGCTAGGTACTGCATCTGTTACAACCCATCCGAAACCACCGGGCATTACATGCTTGTTGATGTATTCAACAGGGTTTAAACCTTCCACCTTTGATTCCCGCGTATAAGTTTTTCTTGATGCATCATCAAAATACCAGTTATAGTCGAGTATTCCAAGGAAGTTGCTCAACCCGCAAAGGCCTTCTACGTTTTCATCTACTGTTCTGAAGAAAACATCAGCCCATCTTACCATAGCTTCCGGATACTTACATTTGTTTGTAAGTACGAATGTACCGGTATAAACCCCCGGAAAATCGGCTGTTACTTTTTTATTATTAATTGCGGATGTTAAAGGTGGAAGCAGTTCGTAAGGAGCATCCTGCCCGGGTTGAAGCACTGAAGATAATGAAATTGTACTTATACCCATTTTACCTTCTTTATACTTGGCAATATACTGCTGCATGGTTTGAGTAAACATTTCATGATCAAGCAGTTCTTCTGAATACAGCTTTCTCATATACGCAAGGTATTCCTTAAATGCAGGCTGAACAGGATTAAATACTACTTTGTTACCAATAAGGTCAAAGTTAGCTCCTCCAGCCTGGCCACTGAAAGCAGCATAGAATATCGGATGCAGTATGCCTGGTATATTTCCAGCACCCGCCGGTTCCATTTTCCAATAGGATAAAGGTATTTCATCTTTCTGGTTGTTCTTGTTGGGATCCTTTTCTTTAAAAGCTTTAAGCACATTATAAAGCTGCTCTACTGTTTCTGGCTTATTCATTTCCACATTTGCCAGCCACTCCATATTTATATACAGTATATTGGCTGCCATCGTTTTAGTTCTTACTATATAAGGTAAAGAATAAATATGTCCGTCACTTGCTGTAATTGCTTTCTTTATATTGGGGTTTTCTTCCAATATCTTTTTAATATGGGGTGCATACTTGTCAATATAACCCTCCAGCGGCAAAAATACACCCTGCGGCCCATAAGTTTCTTCATCTTGTATTGATATCGCACCTTGATAGAATACGTCAGGATAATCTCCGCTTGCAAAAATCAAGTTCTTTTTCTCCGAATAACCGGTTGCTAATGGAGTGTCATACTCAAAACTGATGTTTGTGAGTTTTTCCATTCTCTTCATAACTTCCATGTCTTTCCATTCCCCATGAAGCGGACTCTTAGCTCCCATAAGTTTTAGTGTAATTTTCTCTTTTGCAATAGGGAAGCCTGTAGCATTCATATAAGCAGGAGTATCATCCTTTGTCGCGGGTTTCTCATCGGCATTCTGTGTCTGGTTTTGTGAAGTATCATTTGAGGCTGTGTCTTTTTCTTTAACAACACATCCAGCCATGCTTCCCACAATGAACGTCAGGATTACCACAATTAACAATAGATTTTTTAGTTCTTTGAATTTACTCATTAATTAATTACCCCCTTTAGATATTTTTTTGGTATTAATCCTATTTTTTGCTAATACTTGTTGTCCTTTTATCCTTTAATAGCACCTACCATAATACCCTGTACAAAATATTTTTGTATAAATGGGTATGCTATAAGTACAGGGGCAGTAGACACTATTATGACCGCATACTTAATCATATCTGCAATTCTTGCCTGCTTTGCAATTGCATCAATTTCCTCACCGGTTTTCATCATCTCAGTACTCATTTCATTTAGTATAAGTATTTCTCTCAG
Protein-coding sequences here:
- a CDS encoding MFS transporter — encoded protein: MKLDYKKIFLIGLGFFTVSIVWSIYNVAVPIYLDKLGLKGLTVGMVMTIDNVFALVFLPLFGTLSDKTNTRYGRRMPYLLVGIPLSAIAFFLIPFSKSSLPLLMATVILLNFFMSIYRAPTVALMPDFTPHALRSKANGIINFMGGLGASVAFLLGGILFKLNEYYPFAIGSGILILTIILMYSFIHEPKEIVDDKQEVSQKFSTEKQAEKGEVLSLIFLLLAIFFWFTGFNAIETFFSTYGEKVLGVDKSISSYLLMTVSALFLIFSIPAGLVAGKLGRKKTILLGLIIITLTFSSLIFVKYIPVMFVLMGIGGVSWALININSYPMVVEMTSNRGIGKYTGYYYFFSMLASIVSPILYGGIKDYLGDGFMFIYGTIAMIIAFFFMMLVKHGEAQNMVKSVFENLEHME
- a CDS encoding glycerophosphodiester phosphodiesterase, whose amino-acid sequence is MKKPIIIAHRGASAYAPENTMAAFRKALEMRAGGIEIDVHLTKDGYPVVVHDQQLGRTCNGTGLIKDKTLQELKKLDFGSWFSEEFENEPIPTLEEVMDLISTEDILFNIELKSGAVLYPGIERLVVEMVKKYKMEERVIISSFNHYSLLEVKRIAPEIKIGLLYSAGLVEPWEYAKRLGAEAIHPLYISIPPEAVKACNENGVLVNPYTIDKPEHIKLAALAGVDGIITNVPDIAIKILEEMGY
- a CDS encoding helix-turn-helix transcriptional regulator, producing MNGNYLEGNMYEGVHIVRIEDNKNNLPFFIIKMGRCNQTKHMHEFIQIVYMCKGRLKHVINNNAFEVYKGDIFIIPPHVPHYFIDAYREKFELIEFEFVPEFINERFSNILNGSHDSGFMDFAYLEPFLVAEHEVKPRLNLTGSSQIEVEKILNEVLLEYERMDTDFELVIKALLLKLLVIVGREYKKVTTGTEFDNVLARHRDALYNAIEFVNNNYTKDITINDVSKVAMLSQSYFRYLFKQMTQKTFTEYINGLRIAKAVELLKTRPEMKVIEICFEVGFNNVNHFNRIFRSEIGTTPMQVKKGRI
- a CDS encoding sugar kinase; protein product: MKQRVVTFGEIMLRLKPIGLERFFQSPLLEATFGGGEANVAVSLANFGMDVAYVTVLPQNEIGDACVAELRKFGIDTSLIKRGPGRMGIYFLENGANQRPSKVVYDRSYSAIALAKPGDIDWKVVFEGATWYHITGITPAISESAAQLSLESVKIAKDMGLTVSCDFNYRGKLWKYGKTSIEVMSELVKYVDIGIANEEDCQKSLGITVDVNVESGQLNVDKYKELSGKVMKAFPNLKVMAITLRESKSADYNGWSACLNDGENFYHSRKYDITDIVDRVGAGDAFSGGLIYGLNKYDSKEDALNFAVAASCLKHSISGDFNRVTVKEVESLMGGDASGRVQR
- a CDS encoding bifunctional 4-hydroxy-2-oxoglutarate aldolase/2-dehydro-3-deoxy-phosphogluconate aldolase; the encoded protein is MNEVLKSIGDLGIVPVVKIDDAKDAVPLGRALLEGGLPVAEITFRTAAAEEAIKNISRELPDILVGAGTVLSVDQVKRAVDAGAKFIVSPGFNPSVVKYCVDNDIPITPGCSSPTDIEMALGFGLEVVKFFPAESLGGIDTLKAISAPYGMMKFIPTGGINASNINQYLAFNKVLACGGSWMVKDELIKNGNFEEITRLTREAVNIMLGFDLAHVGINMPDAESSLEVARKFATIFNLPLKEGNSSNFAGTGIEVNKSMGLGKNGHIAIKTNSISRAIAYLERNGIAVDMSTAKGSAGGPIVAVYLKEEIGGFAIHLLQNK